In Tachyglossus aculeatus isolate mTacAcu1 chromosome 10, mTacAcu1.pri, whole genome shotgun sequence, the following proteins share a genomic window:
- the CHMP2A gene encoding charged multivesicular body protein 2a, with product MELLFGRRKTPEELLRQNQRALTRAMRELDRERQKLETQEKKIIADIKKMAKQGQMDAVKIMAKDLVRTRRYVKKFILMRANIQAVSLKIQTLKSNNSMAQAMRGVTKAMGTMNRQLKLPQIQKIMQEFEKQAEIMDMKEEMMNDAIDDAMGDEEDEEESDAVVSQVLDELGLSLTDELSNLPSTGGSLSVAGAGKKTEPSSSAALADADADLEERLKNLRRD from the exons ATGGAGCTGCTGTTTGGGCGCCGGAAGACCCCGGAGGAGCTGCTGCGGCAGAACCAGCGAGCGCTGACCCGGGCCATGCGGGAGCTCGACCGGGAGCGGCAGAAGCTGGAGACGCAGGAGAAGAAGATCATCGCCGACATCAAGAAGATGGCCAAGCAGGGCCAGATG GACGCCGTGAAGATCATGGCCAAGGACCTGGTGCGGACCCGCCGCTACGTCAAGAAGTTCATCCTGATGCGGGCCAACATCCAGGCCGTGTCGCTCAAGATCCAGACGCTGAAGTCCAACAACAGCATGGCCCAGGCCATGAGGGGCGTCACCAAGGCCATGGGCACCATGAACCGGCAG CTAAAGCTGCCCCAGATCCAGAAGATCATGCAGGAGTTCGAGAAGCAAGCGGAGATCATGGACATGAAGGAGGAGATGATGAACGACGCCATCGACGACGCCATGGGAGacgaagaggacgaggaggagag CGACGCCGTGGTGTCCCAGGTGCTGGATGAACTGGGCCTCAGCCTGACGGATGAGCTTTCCA ACCTGCCGTCCACCGGAGGGTCCCTCAGCGTGGCGGGAGCCGGGAAGAAAACGGAGCCGTCGTCATCGGCGGCGCTGGCCGACGCCGACGCGGACCTGGAGGAACGGCTCAAGAACCTGCGGCGGGATTGA